Proteins from a genomic interval of Alosa alosa isolate M-15738 ecotype Scorff River chromosome 8, AALO_Geno_1.1, whole genome shotgun sequence:
- the flrt2 gene encoding leucine-rich repeat transmembrane protein FLRT2: MEFQVGPWNKDWPSFLSFWLTVLLSLHVQFYPVASCPVECRCDKTFVYCNERSLTSVPLGVQEGCKTLYLHNNQINNAGFPLELHNVASVETVVLYGNQLDEFPVNLPRNMLMLHLQENNIQTISRAALAQLPFLEELHLDDNSISTVGVEEGAFREAVSLKMLFLTKNHLSSVPIGLPVELKELRLDENRIADIPEEAFQNVTTLQRLLLDGNLLTDEGIAVGTFQELVNLRELSLARNSLTAPPPMLPGVSLVKLNLQENQMTSIPVTAFAGLHRLERLDISNNQLQSLPQGVFDSLVSLRQLSVRGNLWHCDCSIKWVIAWLKSLPSTINVRGFTCQSPERVRGMVIRELTLDAIQCPAGTELEPWPTQPPPSPSQPRRTTTIRPAPQTTTSMSPTSTMFYPPTHKPTPPGPDMPGLPPGPRPPYEDSLQISFHIVNSSCIEVSWASYFTVTAYKVTWVKMGQALMSDVTRETTVPGDRRKLALTNLEPRSNYRICVYVLDTLNVYRPGEDTICSEAKTKSFSKATETEPAAQQDGSSTLLLAGIIGGAVLVVLVTLLSLFCWHMHKKSRTASSKWKYNRGRRKDDYCEAGTKKDNSILEMTETSFQIVSLNNEQLLKGDFRIQPIYTPNGGIGFRDCHLSNNSIAYCKSSNVPSMEFCHT; this comes from the coding sequence ATGGAGTTTCAGGTGGGACCATGGAATAAGGATTGGCCTTCGTTTCTTAGCTTTTGGCTGACCGTGTTGTTGAGCCTACACGTGCAGTTTTACCCGGTGGCCTCGTGTCCGGTGGAGTGCCGCTGTGACAAAACGTTTGTTTACTGCAACGAGAGGAGCCTGACCTCGGTGCCCTTGGGTGTGCAGGAGGGCTGCAAGACCCTCTACCTGCACAACAACCAGATCAACAACGCTGGCTTCCCGCTGGAGCTGCACAATGTGGCCTCGGTAGAGACGGTCGTTCTGTACGGAAACCAGCTGGACGAGTTCCCCGTCAACCTGCCGCGGAACATGCTCATGCTCCACCTGCAGGAGAACAACATCCAGACCATCTCGCGGGCGGCTCTGGCACAGCTGCCCTTCCTGGAGGAGTTGCACCTGGACGACAACTCCATCTCCACGGTGGGCGTGGAAGAGGGGGCCTTCCGCGAGGCGGTCAGCCTCAAGATGCTGTTCCTCACCAAGAACCACCTGAGCAGCGTGCCCATCGGCCTGCCCGTGGAGCTCAAGGAGCTGCGTCTGGACGAGAACCGCATCGCCGACATCCCCGAAGAGGCCTTCCAGAACGTCACCACCCTGCAGCGGCTGCTGCTCGACGGCAACCTGCTGACCGACGAGGGCATCGCCGTCGGGACCTTCCAGGAGCTGGTGAACCTCCGCGAGCTCTCGCTGGCGCGGAACTCGCTCACCGCGCCGCCGCCCATGCTCCCGGGCGTCTCGCTGGTCAAGCTCAACCTCCAGGAGAACCAGATGACCAGCATCCCGGTGACGGCGTTCGCCGGGCTGCATCGGCTCGAGCGGCTGGACATCTCCAACAACCAGCTGCAGTCCCTGCCGCAGGGGGTGTTCGACAGCCTGGTGAGCCTGCGGCAGCTCAGCGTGCGCGGCAACCTCTGGCACTGCGACTGCTCCATCAAATGGGTGATTGCGTGGCTCAAGTCCCTGCCATCCACCATTAACGTGCGCGGCTTCACGTGCCAGAGCCCGGAGAGGGTGCGTGGCATGGTGATCAGAGAGCTCACGCTGGATGCCATCCAATGCCCAGCTGGCACGGAGCTCGAGCCTTGGCCGACCCAGCCACCACCGTCCCCCTCCCAACCTCGGAGAACCACCACCATCCGTCCTGCCCCCCAGACCACCACCTCCAtgtcccccacctccaccatgtTCTACCCCCCAACTCACAAGCCAACCCCCCCAGGGCCAGACATGCCAGGCCTGCCCCCCGGACCTCGTCCTCCGTACGAGGACTCCCTACAGATCTCCTTCCACATCGTCAACTCCTCCTGCATCGAGGTGAGCTGGGCGTCCTACTTCACCGTCACGGCCTACAAGGTGACGTGGGTGAAGATGGGCCAGGCGCTGATGAGCGACGTCACCCGGGAGACCACGGTCCCCGGCGACCGCCGCAAGCTCGCCCTCACCAACCTCGAGCCGCGCTCTAACTACCGCATCTGCGTCTACGTGCTGGACACCCTCAACGTCTACCGGCCGGGCGAGGACACTATCTGCTCGGAGGCTAAGACCAAGTCCTTCAGCAAGGCCACGGAGACGGAGCCCGCGGCACAGCAGGACGGCAGCTCCACCCTGCTGCTGGCCGGCATCATCGGCGGCGCCGTCCTCGTCGTCCTGGTGACGCTGCTGAGCCTCTTCTGCTGGCACATGCACAAGAAAAGCCGGACGGCGTCGTCCAAGTGGAAATACAACCGCGGCCGGAGAAAAGATGACTACTGTGAGGCAGGGACCAAAAAGGATAATTCCATCCTGGAGATGACTGAAACCAGCTTTCAGATAGTGTCCTTGAACAATGAACAGCTTTTAAAGGGAGACTTCCGGATCCAGCCCATCTACACGCCTAATGGGGGCATCGGCTTCCGAGATTGTCACCTCAGTAACAACAGCATAGCATACTGCAAGAGCAGCAACGTTCCCAGCATGGAATTCTGCCACACGTGA